A DNA window from Coffea arabica cultivar ET-39 chromosome 6c, Coffea Arabica ET-39 HiFi, whole genome shotgun sequence contains the following coding sequences:
- the LOC140008494 gene encoding eukaryotic translation initiation factor 5A-4, whose protein sequence is MSDDEHHFESKADAGASKTFPQQAGTIRKNGYIVIKARPCKVVEVSTSKTGKHGHAKCHFVGIDIFSGKKLEDIVPSSHNCDVPHVNRSDYQLIDISEDGFVSLLTESGGTKDDLRLPTDDTLLAQIKGGFEEGKDLVVSVMSAMGEEQICAVKDIGKN, encoded by the exons atgTCGGACGACGAGCACCACTTCGAGTCCAAGGCTGACGCCGGAGCCTCCAAGACCTTCCCCCAGCAAGCTGGTACCATTCGTAAGAATGGCTACATCGTCATCAAGGCCAGGCCTTGCAAG GTTGTTGAGGTCTCCACTTCAAAAACCGGGAAGCATGGACATGCAAAGTGCCACTTTGTGGGAATTGATATTTTCAGCGGCAAGAAGCTTGAAGATATTGTTCCGTCATCCCACAACTGTGAT GTGCCCCATGTTAATCGTAGTGATTATCAGCTCATTGACATCTCTGAAGATGGTTTT GTGTCTCTTCTCACTGAAAGTGGAGGTACTAAAGATGACCTGAGGCTTCCTACTGACGATACTCTGCTTGCACAG ATTAAAGGTGGGTTTGAGGAAGGAAAAGATCTTGTTGTCAGTGTCATGTCTGCAATGGGGGAGGAGCAAATCTGTGCTGTGAAGGACATTGGCAAAAATTAA